In the genome of Tannockella kyphosi, one region contains:
- a CDS encoding FAD-dependent oxidoreductase codes for MRKFEHKEAKTFEEASELIKVSKSGTSIAGGTDLVGLMKSAILEKTPDVVVDLKTIGAKETTVNEDGSIVLGAMNTLSEISDDESVPTGLRKAANSVATPIIRNAATIGGNICQDVRCWYYRYPHNQGGRLDCARKDGDLCYAVLGDNRYHSIFGGMKTARTKCSNECPAGTDISGYMEKIRQGDWDGAAKIILRANPMPMLTSRVCPHTCQTKCNQSNHGDSVNIHAVERTLGDYILKNKSTYFPAPSSESGKSVGIVGSGPAGLAAAFYLRKMGHAVTIFEKMPEAGGVLMYGIPEYRLPKALMREYNSAIEGMGVVFKFNTTVGEDISFEEVEETFDTVFIDTGAWKQPILGIDGENLTQFGLNFLVEVKQWMTSKIDEEVLVCGGGNVAMDVALTAKRLGAKKVTLVCLEQREQMPASKEEVDRALEEGVIILNGLGLNKVRYEGDKVLGLETKKCLHVFDEKGRFSPVYDEADVSFIETPSIILATGQRVDLDFLGDHFKDEIQSVRGLIEVGEHNDTRHAGVYAGGDVATGPSLAIQAVRAGGNAARNMTKYMGMPMVLEIEKEAFLTFDPEGVKLVKASQLVDTPVEKRCLDVEDSSSLTEMEAAVEASRCMNCGCYSSNASDMANMLLALDVTVETTVRTLSGVEFFSDKLRPEYKLERGELVKAIHIPSRDGWKSDYAKFRLRKAIDFALVAVASDIKVVDGTIEDIRLVFGGVAPVPFRASAVEEVLKGQVPSKELALKASEVAVENVMVMRDNGYKVESLRTMVRDFVETLI; via the coding sequence ATGAGAAAGTTTGAACATAAAGAAGCAAAGACATTTGAAGAAGCCTCAGAACTTATCAAAGTGTCAAAAAGTGGGACTTCCATTGCTGGAGGTACGGATCTTGTTGGCTTGATGAAATCAGCCATATTAGAAAAAACTCCTGATGTTGTAGTTGATCTTAAAACAATAGGTGCTAAAGAAACTACAGTTAATGAAGATGGTTCTATCGTACTAGGTGCAATGAATACATTGTCAGAAATATCTGATGATGAATCTGTTCCAACAGGTTTACGCAAAGCTGCTAACAGCGTTGCAACACCTATTATCCGTAATGCAGCGACTATTGGTGGTAATATTTGCCAAGATGTACGTTGTTGGTATTATCGTTATCCGCATAACCAAGGTGGCCGCCTTGATTGTGCACGTAAAGATGGGGATTTATGCTATGCAGTATTAGGAGATAATCGTTATCATAGTATTTTTGGAGGTATGAAAACAGCTCGTACAAAATGTAGTAATGAATGTCCAGCTGGAACTGATATCTCTGGATATATGGAAAAAATTAGACAAGGTGATTGGGATGGAGCTGCCAAAATAATATTACGTGCAAACCCAATGCCAATGTTAACAAGTAGAGTTTGTCCTCATACTTGTCAAACAAAATGTAATCAAAGTAACCATGGTGATTCTGTTAATATTCATGCAGTTGAACGTACATTAGGTGATTATATCTTGAAAAATAAATCAACTTATTTCCCTGCACCAAGTAGTGAATCAGGAAAATCAGTTGGGATTGTAGGTAGTGGTCCAGCAGGATTAGCAGCCGCATTCTATTTAAGAAAAATGGGACATGCAGTAACAATTTTTGAAAAAATGCCAGAAGCTGGTGGGGTATTAATGTACGGTATACCAGAATATCGTTTACCAAAAGCATTAATGCGTGAATATAATAGTGCTATTGAAGGTATGGGAGTTGTATTTAAATTTAATACAACAGTAGGAGAAGATATTTCTTTTGAAGAAGTAGAAGAAACTTTTGATACAGTGTTCATCGATACAGGAGCATGGAAACAACCTATTTTAGGAATTGATGGTGAAAATTTAACTCAATTTGGTTTAAATTTCTTAGTTGAAGTAAAACAATGGATGACAAGTAAAATTGACGAAGAAGTATTAGTATGTGGTGGTGGGAATGTTGCGATGGACGTAGCATTAACAGCAAAACGTTTGGGAGCTAAGAAAGTTACTTTAGTTTGTCTAGAACAAAGAGAACAAATGCCAGCATCAAAAGAAGAAGTAGATCGTGCATTAGAAGAAGGTGTTATTATCTTAAATGGACTTGGATTAAACAAAGTTCGTTATGAAGGTGATAAAGTATTAGGATTAGAAACTAAAAAATGTCTTCATGTATTTGATGAAAAAGGACGTTTTAGTCCTGTATATGATGAAGCAGATGTTTCATTTATTGAAACACCAAGTATTATCCTAGCAACAGGTCAAAGAGTTGATTTGGATTTCTTAGGAGATCATTTTAAAGATGAAATTCAATCAGTAAGAGGATTAATTGAAGTTGGAGAACATAATGATACACGTCATGCTGGTGTTTATGCTGGTGGTGATGTTGCAACAGGACCTTCTTTAGCTATTCAAGCAGTTCGTGCTGGAGGAAATGCAGCTAGAAATATGACAAAATACATGGGTATGCCAATGGTTTTAGAAATTGAAAAAGAAGCTTTCTTAACATTTGATCCTGAAGGAGTAAAATTAGTAAAAGCATCTCAATTAGTGGATACACCAGTAGAAAAACGTTGTTTAGATGTAGAAGATTCTAGTTCATTAACAGAAATGGAAGCAGCAGTAGAAGCAAGCCGTTGTATGAACTGTGGATGTTATTCTTCGAACGCTTCTGATATGGCCAATATGTTATTAGCTTTAGATGTAACTGTAGAAACAACAGTACGTACATTATCTGGAGTAGAATTCTTTAGCGATAAATTACGTCCAGAATATAAACTTGAAAGAGGAGAATTAGTAAAAGCAATTCATATTCCTTCAAGAGATGGATGGAAGAGTGATTATGCTAAATTCCGTTTACGTAAAGCAATTGACTTTGCATTAGTAGCAGTTGCTAGTGATATTAAAGTTGTAGATGGAACTATTGAAGATATTCGTTTGGTATTTGGTGGAGTTGCACCAGTTCCATTCCGTGCAAGTGCAGTAGAAGAAGTATTAAAAGGACAAGTTCCAAGCAAAGAATTAGCGTTAAAAGCTAGTGAAGTGGCAGTGGAAAATGTCATGGTAATGAGAGATAATGGTTATAAAGTAGAATCCTTACGTACAATGGTAAGAGATTTTGTGGAAACACTTATCTAA
- a CDS encoding xanthine dehydrogenase family protein molybdopterin-binding subunit, with translation MEEVKEEYRYLGKPTYRKDGKGIVTGSTIYVDDYNETLPGLLYLRALKSPHPHARIKSIDVEAARAYPGVRCVLTYKDIDKSWCTGLPHQKYVLDKHLRYVGDAVALCAAETVEIAEEALELIKVEYDVLPAVFDPLEAMKPDAVQLYDEDDDFTFPGNKFPPGCFIFDHGGDPFYKIVRGDVKEGEESSEVIVEGEVKYDKFPTPLPIENPSMTSRWEDDGSLSVWATSQSPHLLRTCASMNMNGILINAKAFNVGGSFGHKVTLVEQIFFTAACSRACNNAPIKWELTKQDHLINYDQRLGTIVKGRVGITKEGIINLVDADIVIDTGFHSDLTQGIGSVGLGEVQLVMNKCKNWNVHSHIIATNRTYSSAVRGFGGQEMKCAIMPLFQDAMMAIDMDPIEGFMKNVVTPGDLYTWRDGHDYICREVNYPPAIRKIADEFGWDDLWKGWLKPTKVEGNKVTGVGTSLHLNADAGEDNSTAYVRIDQLGYIFVHNGASEFGQGQRNAMAKVAAEALYSSFDKVTVTPADTMTTPGDFGLEGARGTKCTESAIWNAAKDCYNNILINASEKIFHNQVPPQALQFRDGFITIKGEKMDPIPIIAALPDVFSTITGFGEYREDFTTPNFFINFVEVEVDLDTGYVEVTKCGGGSDVGQVIDPVQLKLQYQGGIGSAGLDTALFEGHVLDPYTGRVLTANTIDYKMRPFNQFPEFGPETMLESQFNVSPIKALGVGEITGAAAPGAVLMAISNAIGVKVREYPATPQVILKALGKI, from the coding sequence ATGGAAGAAGTAAAAGAAGAATACAGATATCTCGGTAAACCAACATATCGTAAAGATGGTAAAGGGATCGTAACTGGTAGTACAATTTATGTAGATGATTACAATGAAACATTACCTGGCTTATTATATCTTCGTGCTTTAAAATCACCACATCCTCATGCTCGTATTAAAAGCATTGATGTAGAAGCTGCTAGAGCATACCCTGGGGTACGTTGTGTATTGACATACAAAGATATTGATAAATCATGGTGTACTGGATTACCACACCAAAAATATGTCCTTGATAAGCATCTTCGTTATGTCGGTGATGCTGTTGCATTATGTGCAGCAGAAACAGTAGAAATTGCTGAAGAAGCATTAGAATTAATTAAAGTAGAATATGATGTATTACCAGCTGTTTTTGATCCTTTAGAAGCGATGAAACCAGATGCAGTACAATTATATGATGAGGATGATGATTTCACATTCCCAGGTAATAAGTTCCCACCAGGATGCTTTATTTTCGACCATGGGGGAGATCCATTTTATAAAATAGTTCGTGGAGATGTAAAAGAAGGAGAAGAAAGTAGTGAAGTAATTGTAGAGGGAGAAGTAAAATATGATAAGTTCCCAACACCATTACCAATTGAAAATCCTTCCATGACTTCTCGTTGGGAAGATGATGGTTCCTTATCTGTTTGGGCAACAAGCCAATCGCCTCATTTACTTAGAACATGTGCTTCTATGAACATGAACGGAATCTTAATTAATGCCAAAGCATTTAATGTAGGTGGAAGTTTTGGTCATAAAGTAACATTAGTAGAACAAATTTTCTTTACTGCTGCATGTTCTCGTGCATGTAACAATGCCCCAATAAAATGGGAACTTACTAAACAAGACCATTTAATCAATTATGACCAAAGACTTGGTACTATTGTAAAAGGACGTGTTGGTATTACAAAAGAAGGTATTATTAATTTAGTAGATGCAGATATCGTTATTGATACTGGTTTCCATAGTGACCTTACTCAAGGTATTGGTTCAGTAGGGTTAGGTGAAGTTCAATTAGTTATGAATAAATGTAAAAACTGGAATGTTCATTCTCACATTATTGCTACAAACAGAACTTATTCAAGTGCTGTACGTGGATTTGGTGGGCAAGAAATGAAATGTGCAATCATGCCTTTATTCCAAGATGCAATGATGGCTATTGATATGGATCCAATTGAAGGATTTATGAAAAATGTTGTAACTCCAGGAGATTTATATACTTGGAGAGATGGACATGATTATATTTGTCGTGAAGTAAATTATCCACCTGCAATTCGTAAAATTGCGGATGAATTTGGATGGGATGATTTATGGAAAGGTTGGTTAAAACCAACAAAAGTAGAAGGAAACAAAGTAACAGGTGTAGGTACTTCATTACATCTTAATGCCGATGCTGGTGAAGATAACTCAACTGCTTATGTACGTATTGACCAATTAGGTTATATCTTTGTTCATAATGGAGCTTCTGAATTTGGTCAAGGTCAAAGAAATGCGATGGCAAAAGTTGCAGCTGAAGCACTTTATTCAAGTTTTGATAAAGTAACTGTAACACCAGCAGATACAATGACGACACCAGGTGACTTCGGATTAGAAGGTGCCAGAGGTACAAAATGTACAGAATCTGCAATATGGAATGCTGCAAAAGATTGTTACAATAACATCTTAATAAATGCAAGTGAAAAGATATTCCACAACCAAGTACCACCTCAAGCATTACAATTTAGAGATGGTTTCATCACGATTAAAGGTGAAAAAATGGATCCAATCCCTATTATTGCTGCATTACCAGATGTATTCTCTACTATTACTGGATTTGGTGAATATCGTGAAGACTTCACTACACCAAACTTCTTTATTAACTTTGTAGAAGTAGAAGTAGATTTAGATACAGGATATGTAGAAGTTACTAAATGTGGTGGTGGATCAGATGTTGGACAAGTTATTGACCCAGTACAATTAAAATTACAATACCAAGGTGGTATTGGTTCAGCAGGATTAGATACTGCTTTATTTGAAGGGCATGTATTAGATCCTTATACAGGAAGAGTTCTTACTGCGAATACAATTGATTATAAAATGAGACCATTTAATCAATTCCCAGAGTTTGGACCTGAAACAATGTTAGAATCACAATTCAATGTTAGTCCAATTAAAGCATTAGGTGTAGGAGAAATCACAGGAGCAGCAGCTCCAGGAGCTGTACTAATGGCGATATCAAACGCTATCGGTGTAAAAGTGCGTGAGTATCCAGCAACACCTCAAGTTATTTTAAAAGCATTAGGAAAAATCTAG
- a CDS encoding (2Fe-2S)-binding protein produces the protein MRDTVTLNVNGKDYEFMIGDKMGQIPTNELLVNTIRERLGLTGTKLSCGEGCCGACAVLIDDKAEASCVTLTVECEGKKIVTIEGLADPVTGKLDPIQQAIFDYSAFQCGFCTPGIVIAARALFIRNPNPTEEDISEALSGNLCRCISQYRVLEAISSINGKEE, from the coding sequence ATGAGAGATACTGTAACACTAAATGTCAATGGTAAAGACTATGAATTTATGATTGGCGACAAGATGGGGCAAATTCCTACCAATGAATTATTGGTAAATACAATTCGTGAACGTCTTGGATTAACAGGTACAAAATTAAGTTGCGGTGAAGGGTGCTGTGGTGCTTGTGCAGTGCTTATTGACGATAAAGCAGAAGCTTCATGTGTCACTTTAACAGTGGAATGTGAAGGGAAGAAGATCGTTACAATTGAAGGTCTTGCTGATCCAGTAACTGGGAAATTAGACCCTATTCAACAAGCTATTTTTGATTATTCTGCATTCCAATGTGGATTCTGTACACCAGGTATTGTAATTGCGGCTAGAGCTTTATTTATCCGTAATCCAAACCCTACAGAAGAAGATATTTCTGAAGCATTATCAGGAAATTTATGCAGATGTATTAGTCAATATCGTGTTTTAGAAGCAATTAGCTCAATTAATGGAAAGGAGGAATAA
- a CDS encoding TetR/AcrR family transcriptional regulator, which yields MTQPTKKQITHEKILTSAIYLFSIYGYEGTTTRMLSKESGYNISTIFHHFENKEGLYIAAMNHMAQEMNSHLLPTTIKVNKRLEEECSIEEAWELIEEFITLLVMTLSSPTQKNTFFLLIREQTSPPKGDFPLSRVIYDNVEHPIKNLLQRIYPDITHTTLALHARMITGGIISQVEHPVFLRWMLGLPDDADIKPRVWEKVKDLCMIYINTDLNND from the coding sequence ATGACACAACCAACTAAAAAACAAATAACACATGAAAAGATACTAACAAGTGCCATCTACTTATTTTCAATTTATGGTTACGAAGGCACTACCACTCGTATGCTTTCAAAAGAATCTGGATATAATATTTCAACTATTTTCCATCATTTTGAAAACAAAGAAGGTTTATATATTGCCGCCATGAATCATATGGCCCAAGAAATGAATAGCCATTTACTCCCAACAACGATCAAAGTAAATAAACGACTTGAAGAAGAGTGTTCTATTGAAGAAGCATGGGAATTAATTGAAGAATTCATTACACTTCTTGTTATGACATTATCTAGTCCTACTCAAAAGAATACATTCTTTCTACTAATCAGAGAACAAACTAGTCCTCCAAAAGGAGACTTCCCACTCTCTCGAGTAATCTATGACAATGTAGAACATCCAATTAAAAACTTACTTCAAAGAATATACCCAGATATAACTCATACTACCCTTGCTTTGCATGCTAGAATGATTACTGGTGGAATCATTTCCCAAGTAGAACACCCAGTGTTTTTACGCTGGATGTTAGGTCTACCAGACGACGCTGATATAAAACCTCGTGTTTGGGAAAAAGTAAAAGATTTATGTATGATATATATAAATACCGATTTAAATAACGATTAA
- a CDS encoding FAD-dependent oxidoreductase, with protein MKKFGYKSAKSFDEAAEIIKANENSVPVSGGTDLIFELKSDILTKYPEELVSLRKVDGGSYVTAQDGTIKIGAITKLGCLEKSEELLAGAPALSQAAKSVATPLVRNSATIGGNVCQDVRCWYYRYPEDVGGKMVCQQKGGEECFAVLGENRYHSVFGGMKIVTSACTKGCPAGTDVSSYMGEIRKGNWDEAAKIIMRVNPMPMCTSRICPHPCEDRCNHDKNGDSVAIHCVERTLGDYILENKEKFYVAPKAETGKSVGIIGAGPGGLTAAYYLRSQGHSVTVIDSHEKAGGVLMYGIPHYRLPKDIVEGYASALEGMGVTFEMNTTVGKEISMEEVEGRFDTVFFGTGAWKQPVLGITGEELTQFGLDFLQDVNTFLQKATGENVLVCGGGNVAMDVALTARRLGAKSVKLVCLESREAMPATKEEIARALEEGIEIENGWGLKGVIKDADGKVSGLESMKCVSVFDEKNRFAPVYDHDETTVFTSDSIILATGQRVDVDFLGDEFASQIKSERGLLEVDEETYQTKNEKFFAGGDVVTGPNIAIRAIHAGNLAAHSMSAKMGYPIKREASEKGYKTFDVEGVKVEESCKLEELPVASRTLVDEDEKSLSLELASKEAKRCMNCGCYSVNASDISPVLVMLDGTIVTTKKEIKAVDFFTTKLKTKDMLEHGELVTEIQVPVLEGYTSSYDKFRVRDGMDFAIVSLSSAFKVVDGVIEDAKLVLGGVAPVPYKLDEVEAFLKGKAISEEVAESAGALAIKDAIAMEHNNYKITEIKALVIRNILAVK; from the coding sequence ATGAAAAAATTTGGATACAAATCTGCAAAATCATTTGATGAAGCTGCAGAAATAATAAAAGCAAATGAAAATAGTGTACCAGTTTCTGGTGGTACAGATTTAATTTTTGAATTAAAAAGTGATATTTTAACAAAATATCCAGAAGAATTAGTAAGTTTAAGAAAAGTAGATGGTGGATCTTATGTAACTGCACAAGATGGGACTATTAAAATTGGTGCTATCACAAAGTTAGGTTGCTTAGAAAAATCAGAAGAATTATTAGCTGGGGCACCAGCGTTAAGCCAAGCTGCAAAATCGGTAGCAACTCCATTAGTTCGTAATTCTGCAACTATTGGTGGGAATGTTTGTCAAGATGTTCGTTGTTGGTATTATCGTTATCCTGAAGATGTTGGTGGGAAAATGGTATGTCAACAAAAAGGTGGAGAAGAATGTTTTGCAGTATTAGGAGAAAATCGTTATCATTCTGTATTTGGTGGTATGAAAATTGTAACTAGTGCTTGTACAAAAGGTTGTCCTGCTGGAACTGATGTTTCCTCTTATATGGGTGAAATTAGAAAAGGGAACTGGGATGAAGCTGCAAAAATAATTATGCGTGTAAACCCAATGCCAATGTGTACTTCAAGAATTTGTCCACATCCTTGTGAAGACAGATGTAACCATGATAAAAATGGTGATAGCGTAGCTATTCACTGTGTGGAACGTACATTAGGAGATTATATTTTAGAAAATAAAGAAAAATTCTATGTAGCACCAAAAGCTGAAACAGGTAAATCTGTTGGTATTATTGGAGCTGGTCCTGGTGGTTTAACTGCTGCTTATTATTTAAGAAGTCAAGGACATAGTGTTACTGTGATTGATTCTCATGAAAAAGCTGGTGGGGTATTAATGTATGGTATTCCTCATTATCGTTTACCTAAGGATATTGTAGAAGGATATGCAAGTGCTTTGGAAGGTATGGGAGTTACTTTTGAAATGAATACTACTGTTGGTAAAGAAATATCAATGGAAGAAGTGGAAGGGCGTTTTGATACTGTATTCTTTGGTACAGGTGCTTGGAAACAACCAGTATTAGGTATTACAGGAGAAGAATTAACTCAATTTGGTTTAGACTTCTTACAAGATGTAAATACATTCTTACAAAAAGCTACTGGTGAAAACGTATTAGTTTGTGGTGGTGGTAATGTTGCGATGGACGTAGCATTAACAGCAAGACGTTTAGGAGCTAAGAGTGTTAAATTAGTATGTCTTGAATCAAGAGAAGCAATGCCTGCAACAAAAGAAGAAATTGCAAGAGCTTTAGAAGAAGGTATTGAAATTGAAAATGGTTGGGGTCTAAAAGGTGTTATCAAAGATGCCGATGGAAAAGTAAGTGGTTTAGAATCAATGAAATGCGTAAGTGTTTTTGATGAAAAAAATCGTTTTGCACCAGTATATGATCATGATGAAACTACTGTATTTACATCAGATAGTATTATCTTAGCAACAGGTCAACGTGTAGACGTAGACTTCTTAGGTGATGAGTTCGCTTCTCAAATTAAATCAGAACGTGGTTTATTAGAAGTAGATGAAGAAACTTATCAAACTAAAAATGAAAAATTCTTTGCAGGTGGGGATGTTGTTACAGGACCTAATATTGCAATTCGTGCAATTCATGCAGGTAACTTAGCAGCTCATTCTATGAGTGCAAAAATGGGATATCCAATCAAACGTGAAGCATCTGAAAAAGGTTATAAGACTTTTGATGTAGAAGGTGTAAAAGTAGAAGAATCTTGTAAGTTAGAAGAACTTCCTGTAGCTAGTCGTACATTAGTGGATGAAGATGAAAAATCATTATCTCTTGAATTAGCTTCAAAAGAAGCAAAACGTTGTATGAATTGTGGATGTTACTCAGTAAATGCTTCTGATATTTCACCAGTATTAGTGATGTTAGATGGAACAATTGTTACTACTAAAAAAGAAATCAAAGCTGTTGACTTCTTTACTACAAAACTAAAAACAAAAGATATGTTAGAACATGGTGAATTAGTAACTGAAATTCAAGTACCAGTATTAGAAGGATATACTTCTAGTTATGATAAATTCCGTGTCCGTGATGGGATGGATTTTGCAATCGTAAGTTTATCTTCTGCTTTCAAAGTAGTAGATGGAGTTATTGAAGATGCTAAATTAGTATTAGGTGGAGTTGCACCAGTACCATATAAATTAGATGAAGTAGAAGCTTTCTTAAAAGGTAAAGCGATTAGTGAAGAAGTAGCTGAAAGTGCTGGAGCTCTTGCTATTAAAGATGCAATTGCAATGGAACATAATAATTATAAAATTACTGAAATCAAAGCTTTAGTAATTCGTAATATTTTAGCAGTAAAATAA